Proteins encoded by one window of Vibrio algicola:
- the gspL gene encoding type II secretion system protein GspL, whose amino-acid sequence MNEFLTIRLSSNPSDPIAWLVWSTQLKDVIASGEIADRQHLAQLFEYSQQRTTIALLPSSHVLLTQITVPSGAARQLNSMLPFLMEDTLTQDIESMHFSVLHKHNDQATVATVERDLLARWVDDFKAVGIELKRILPDCLALPKNESGISALNLDGQWLFHQGDAKGAAVDEAWLEMFLHSGWLDPDADALHFEDLLQENEDTLQDKEESATDETESTTVDGTDAVDEATQQAADIASEALISNQGDSDNLPLKPEENTTIYSYSPLPQGSENLPGQWQTLPDDLIMSVLAQGAIANKFNLLTGEFKSQSSWLKQWRVWQKVAIVACVLIVVLLVNKTLQVQQLEAQTRAYHTESERIFRTIFPNKKRIPTVSYLKRSMQDEERVLSGGSSGGASALGWLAKLPKALQQAKSISVQSVQFDGARQEIRLQAQSNDFQPFERLRTELAKEFAVEQGQLNKNGSVVQGSFVIKAKS is encoded by the coding sequence GTGAACGAGTTTCTGACAATAAGACTGAGCAGTAACCCTAGCGATCCTATCGCTTGGTTAGTGTGGTCAACTCAATTAAAGGATGTGATTGCATCGGGCGAAATAGCCGACCGCCAACATCTTGCTCAATTGTTTGAATACAGCCAGCAACGCACCACAATTGCCTTGTTGCCAAGTAGTCATGTACTGCTTACCCAAATTACCGTGCCTTCTGGTGCGGCGCGTCAGCTCAATAGTATGCTGCCATTTTTGATGGAAGACACGCTAACTCAAGACATCGAATCGATGCACTTTAGTGTCTTACACAAGCATAATGATCAAGCCACCGTTGCCACGGTTGAGCGTGATTTATTGGCGCGATGGGTCGATGATTTTAAAGCGGTAGGGATTGAACTCAAACGTATTTTACCCGATTGTTTAGCGCTGCCAAAAAATGAAAGTGGCATTAGTGCGCTGAATTTAGATGGGCAATGGTTGTTTCATCAAGGTGATGCGAAAGGCGCAGCGGTCGATGAGGCTTGGCTAGAAATGTTCTTACATTCAGGTTGGCTTGATCCGGATGCAGACGCATTGCACTTTGAAGATCTGCTGCAAGAGAATGAAGATACATTACAAGACAAAGAAGAAAGCGCTACTGATGAGACAGAAAGCACTACGGTAGACGGTACTGATGCGGTTGATGAAGCAACCCAGCAAGCGGCCGATATCGCCAGTGAAGCCTTAATTAGTAATCAAGGTGACAGCGACAACTTGCCGTTAAAACCGGAAGAAAATACCACTATTTATAGCTATAGCCCATTACCGCAAGGGAGCGAAAACTTACCTGGCCAATGGCAAACCTTGCCAGATGACTTGATCATGTCGGTTCTAGCTCAAGGGGCCATTGCCAATAAATTTAACTTACTCACCGGCGAGTTTAAATCGCAATCGTCATGGTTAAAGCAATGGCGAGTATGGCAAAAAGTGGCGATCGTTGCGTGTGTGCTAATCGTGGTGTTGTTGGTGAATAAAACGCTGCAAGTGCAACAACTTGAAGCGCAAACTCGAGCTTATCATACTGAGAGTGAGCGTATTTTCCGTACCATTTTCCCTAATAAAAAGCGTATTCCAACCGTGAGCTATTTAAAACGTTCGATGCAAGATGAAGAGCGCGTCTTATCGGGTGGGAGCAGCGGTGGTGCTTCTGCGTTAGGTTGGTTGGCCAAATTGCCCAAAGCGTTGCAACAAGCCAAATCCATTTCGGTCCAAAGTGTGCAATTTGATGGCGCACGACAAGAAATTCGCCTGCAAGCTCAAAGTAATGATTTCCAACCATTTGAGCGTCTGCGTACTGAACTGGCAAAAGAATTTGCGGTTGAGCAAGGGCAATTAAATAAAAATGGCTCTGTGGTGCAGGGCAGTTTTGTTATTAAAGCCAAATCATAA
- the gspK gene encoding type II secretion system minor pseudopilin GspK — MTVRYKPHQTYFKNHKHIAKQQYVTKKQYANQHKQQGVALIFVLLIVAVLVALAATMTERMSTQFYRASNLLNHQQAYWYSMGVEALAQVAIEETYKENSKVINLNQAWAMKGARYPLDNGDAIGSIRDMQACFNLNALNGLPVATNPSVRPYLLKVLAYMLEDAGIESYQAEVIADSAKEFVDSDDTVNTQSGVENNTYEGFKPAYSAPNGMIADGTELRAVNQVSAQAMRALRGVVCAIPASKLMVNVNTIQPHQALLLSGLFQPGLSLSDAKKVIEDRPYDGWSSVQDFLAEPEISRVASNIQSQATPFLGVTSQYFELDAQITVDESRVRLRSLLYSSDNKTTQIIRRRFGGISERVSDNKTEQ; from the coding sequence ATGACAGTTCGTTATAAGCCTCATCAAACATATTTTAAGAATCATAAGCATATCGCTAAGCAACAATACGTCACTAAGAAGCAATATGCCAACCAGCATAAACAACAAGGTGTGGCGCTGATTTTTGTATTATTGATTGTGGCGGTACTGGTGGCATTGGCGGCCACCATGACGGAACGAATGTCGACTCAGTTTTATCGTGCCAGTAATTTACTCAATCACCAACAAGCTTACTGGTATAGCATGGGGGTCGAAGCACTGGCTCAAGTGGCGATAGAGGAAACCTATAAAGAGAATAGTAAGGTTATTAACCTCAATCAAGCATGGGCGATGAAAGGTGCCCGTTACCCGCTCGATAATGGTGATGCGATTGGTAGTATTCGAGATATGCAAGCTTGTTTTAATCTCAATGCCTTAAATGGATTACCGGTTGCAACCAACCCAAGTGTACGACCATATTTATTAAAAGTACTGGCTTATATGTTAGAAGATGCTGGTATTGAGAGTTACCAAGCCGAAGTGATTGCTGATTCCGCCAAAGAATTTGTTGATAGTGATGATACGGTGAACACGCAATCTGGGGTTGAAAATAACACCTATGAAGGCTTTAAACCGGCCTATAGTGCGCCAAACGGAATGATCGCAGATGGCACAGAGTTGCGGGCGGTTAATCAGGTGAGTGCGCAAGCGATGCGAGCATTAAGAGGGGTGGTGTGCGCGATTCCAGCGTCAAAATTAATGGTGAACGTCAACACCATTCAGCCGCATCAAGCCCTGCTATTATCAGGGTTATTCCAACCAGGGTTAAGCTTAAGTGATGCGAAAAAAGTAATTGAAGACCGACCTTATGATGGTTGGTCAAGTGTACAAGATTTTTTAGCAGAACCGGAAATTAGTCGGGTAGCGAGTAATATTCAATCACAAGCGACCCCATTTTTAGGCGTGACTAGCCAATATTTTGAATTAGATGCCCAAATAACTGTGGATGAATCGAGAGTGAGGTTAAGAAGCCTGCTGTATAGTTCAGATAATAAAACCACACAAATTATTCGTCGTCGTTTCGGAGGGATCAGTGAACGAGTTTCTGACAATAAGACTGAGCAGTAA
- the gspJ gene encoding type II secretion system minor pseudopilin GspJ has product MLNRNLINKFRHNLSRGFTLIEVMVAIMVFASLSLGAYQVVNQVQRSNQVSLDKTQRLQELQRAMIVMDSDFRQMALRKFSFGDKSGTDKTKPLYTGQYVLDSDSDGIVFTRLGWLNPQQAFPRGEIVKVGYRIIQGKLERVWWRYPDTPTGQEPLHKVVLSQVEKLDFGFYDGSNWQKEWTKDSALPQAIEVKLQLKDYGDIRRVYLIAQSNVNSSDGGDNDSSL; this is encoded by the coding sequence ATGTTAAACCGTAATCTTATCAACAAGTTTAGACATAACTTAAGCCGTGGTTTTACCTTAATAGAAGTGATGGTCGCCATCATGGTCTTTGCCAGTTTAAGTTTGGGTGCCTATCAGGTGGTCAATCAAGTTCAACGTAGCAACCAAGTGTCACTGGATAAAACCCAGCGACTGCAAGAGTTACAACGGGCGATGATTGTAATGGACAGTGATTTTCGTCAGATGGCACTGCGTAAATTTAGCTTTGGCGACAAAAGCGGTACAGACAAAACTAAGCCACTTTATACCGGCCAGTATGTACTGGATTCCGATAGTGACGGCATCGTATTTACTCGTTTAGGTTGGCTTAACCCACAACAGGCTTTCCCGCGTGGTGAGATTGTTAAAGTGGGCTATCGAATTATACAAGGTAAACTTGAACGAGTTTGGTGGCGCTATCCAGACACCCCAACCGGGCAAGAACCACTGCACAAAGTAGTGTTATCGCAAGTTGAGAAACTGGATTTCGGCTTTTATGATGGCTCAAATTGGCAAAAAGAATGGACCAAAGACAGTGCGCTGCCGCAAGCGATTGAAGTGAAATTACAGCTTAAAGATTATGGCGATATTCGTCGGGTATATTTGATTGCTCAAAGCAACGTAAACAGTAGTGATGGAGGAGATAATGACAGTTCGTTATAA
- the gspI gene encoding type II secretion system minor pseudopilin GspI, translating into MIKQTKQIRQPSRGMTLLEVLIALAIFATAAISVIRAVTQHINTLTYLEEKTFASMVVDNQLALLHLGKSLSSTKKGKEEFAGKTWYWTAKPVKTGMDLIKAVDVSVSTDSQRKNSILTVRTYVKP; encoded by the coding sequence ATGATTAAGCAGACAAAACAGATAAGGCAGCCATCGCGCGGAATGACTTTGCTTGAGGTTTTGATCGCGTTAGCTATTTTTGCTACCGCTGCTATCAGTGTTATTCGAGCGGTGACACAACATATTAATACCCTAACTTATTTAGAAGAGAAAACCTTTGCCAGCATGGTAGTGGACAATCAATTGGCGCTACTGCATTTAGGTAAATCGTTAAGCTCGACTAAAAAAGGTAAAGAAGAGTTTGCAGGGAAGACGTGGTATTGGACCGCTAAACCAGTCAAAACCGGAATGGATTTAATTAAAGCGGTGGATGTGAGTGTCTCGACTGACAGCCAACGAAAGAACAGTATTTTAACGGTGCGCACTTATGTTAAACCGTAA
- the gspH gene encoding type II secretion system minor pseudopilin GspH, producing the protein MKRQRGFTLLEILLVVVLMSLSALAVIQTMPERKDDQLKDNALRFFQRLQLLSDDAILNGQDYGIRIDDKKFSFTYMTLTDDGWKVVKGDKHFTATHLPDELGFHFQLGSDAWGNDDRLFKQEDFYEDKFEQQDKDKKEKPPQIFVLSSGENTPFELSFIATDDGGRQNKNDKENQQYWRVKVLETGVVKLFSPGESDTGKSHD; encoded by the coding sequence ATGAAGCGTCAGCGCGGGTTCACATTGCTTGAGATTTTATTGGTGGTGGTGTTGATGTCGTTATCGGCATTAGCGGTAATCCAAACCATGCCAGAGAGAAAAGATGATCAACTCAAAGACAACGCGTTACGTTTTTTTCAGAGACTGCAACTGCTCAGTGATGATGCCATTTTAAATGGTCAAGATTATGGCATTCGGATTGATGATAAAAAGTTTAGTTTCACCTATATGACTTTAACCGATGATGGTTGGAAAGTGGTAAAAGGCGATAAACATTTTACCGCCACACATCTACCAGATGAGCTTGGTTTCCATTTTCAATTAGGCTCAGATGCTTGGGGGAATGACGATCGTTTGTTCAAGCAAGAAGACTTCTATGAAGATAAATTTGAGCAGCAAGATAAAGATAAAAAAGAAAAACCACCACAAATATTTGTTCTGTCGAGCGGTGAAAATACACCGTTTGAGCTGAGTTTTATCGCTACCGACGATGGTGGAAGGCAAAATAAAAACGATAAAGAAAATCAACAATATTGGCGAGTGAAAGTACTTGAAACCGGCGTAGTAAAATTATTTTCACCTGGTGAGAGCGATACTGGTAAAAGCCATGATTAA
- the gspG gene encoding type II secretion system major pseudopilin GspG, translating into MTFKSTNSPVTAKQKGFTLLEVMVVVVILGILASFVVPNLLGNKEKADQQKAVTDIVALENALDMYKLDNSVYPTTDQGLEALVSKPTGTPEPRNYRNDGYIKRLPKDPWGGDYQYLSPGDKGNIDIFTLGSDGQEGGDDGSKKDIGNWNIQDFQ; encoded by the coding sequence ATGACATTCAAATCAACAAACAGCCCCGTTACGGCGAAGCAAAAAGGTTTTACCTTGCTTGAAGTTATGGTGGTGGTGGTAATTTTGGGGATCTTAGCCAGTTTCGTGGTGCCTAACCTTTTAGGTAACAAAGAAAAAGCCGATCAACAAAAAGCGGTGACCGATATTGTGGCGCTAGAGAACGCCTTGGATATGTACAAACTTGATAACAGTGTGTACCCAACCACTGATCAAGGTTTAGAGGCGTTAGTGAGTAAACCAACCGGTACACCAGAGCCACGTAACTACCGCAATGACGGTTATATCAAACGTTTACCAAAAGACCCTTGGGGTGGTGACTACCAATACCTAAGCCCTGGTGATAAAGGCAATATTGATATCTTTACTTTAGGTTCCGACGGCCAAGAAGGCGGCGATGACGGTTCTAAGAAAGACATTGGTAACTGGAATATTCAAGACTTCCAATAA
- the gspF gene encoding type II secretion system inner membrane protein GspF, translating to MAAFEYKALDAKGKQKKGILEGDNARQVRQRLKEKGLMPTEVIETRAKNQRANAKGLSFQRGISTNELALVTRQLSTLVQSGMPLEECIRAVADQSEKPHIRNILVSIRSRVVEGYTLSDSMAEFPAVFDDLFCAMVAAGEKSGHLDAILDRLADYAENRQKMRAKLQQAMIYPVMLTLIAISVVAFLLAAVVPKIVDQFVQMGQGLPTSTQVLLDASNFVQNWGLELLVLIIFGIIGLKMALNKPKFRMAWDKKMLKLPVIGKVAKGLNTSRFARTLAICSSSAIPLLDGMKVAADVMSNQYFKAQVMEASERVREGTSLRKSLEQTRLFPPMMLHMIASGEQSGELEPMLIRSADNQDRDFEALVNMALGVFEPLLIVFMAGIVLFIVTATLMPILELNNLVTQK from the coding sequence ATGGCGGCATTTGAATATAAAGCGCTCGACGCCAAAGGCAAACAGAAAAAAGGCATCTTGGAAGGGGATAACGCCCGCCAAGTTCGCCAACGACTAAAAGAAAAAGGCTTAATGCCAACCGAAGTGATTGAAACCCGAGCTAAAAACCAGCGAGCTAACGCTAAAGGTTTGAGCTTTCAGCGTGGCATTAGTACCAATGAATTAGCATTAGTGACTCGTCAACTTTCAACTTTAGTGCAATCGGGTATGCCATTAGAAGAGTGTATTCGTGCCGTTGCTGATCAATCTGAAAAACCTCATATTCGTAATATTCTCGTCAGTATTCGCTCGCGCGTGGTCGAGGGTTATACTCTTTCCGACAGCATGGCAGAGTTCCCTGCGGTGTTTGATGATCTATTTTGCGCCATGGTGGCAGCCGGTGAAAAGTCGGGGCATTTAGACGCTATTTTAGATCGCTTAGCCGATTACGCTGAAAACCGCCAAAAAATGCGCGCTAAGCTGCAACAGGCGATGATTTACCCTGTGATGCTAACCTTAATTGCGATCAGTGTGGTGGCATTTTTATTGGCTGCGGTAGTACCAAAAATTGTCGATCAGTTCGTTCAGATGGGACAAGGGTTGCCAACTTCAACTCAGGTATTATTGGATGCCAGTAATTTTGTGCAAAACTGGGGGTTAGAATTATTAGTCCTGATCATATTCGGCATTATTGGTTTAAAAATGGCGCTTAATAAGCCCAAGTTTCGCATGGCATGGGATAAAAAAATGCTCAAGTTACCTGTGATTGGTAAAGTGGCAAAAGGGTTAAATACCTCGCGTTTTGCCCGCACCTTGGCGATTTGTTCTTCCAGTGCGATCCCGTTATTGGATGGTATGAAAGTCGCGGCGGATGTCATGAGTAATCAATACTTTAAAGCGCAAGTGATGGAAGCCTCCGAGCGAGTGCGTGAAGGGACCAGTTTGCGTAAGTCACTGGAACAAACTCGTTTATTTCCTCCTATGATGCTACACATGATCGCCAGTGGTGAGCAAAGTGGCGAGTTAGAACCGATGCTAATCCGTTCTGCCGATAACCAAGACCGCGATTTTGAAGCTTTGGTCAATATGGCACTAGGGGTGTTTGAGCCGTTATTGATCGTCTTTATGGCGGGCATTGTGTTGTTTATCGTGACCGCCACTTTAATGCCGATATTAGAACTGAATAATCTTGTGACTCAAAAGTAG
- the gspE gene encoding type II secretion system ATPase GspE, with the protein MIELPSDDPTRAVLRLPFAFAKRHQVVLECEGEEAALYYVEQLSPQVLLEIRRALGAGFAPVKLTKQEFDNKLTQAYQRDSSEARQLMEDIGADDDFFSLAEELPENEDLLESDDDAPIIKLINAMLGEAIKEGASDIHIETFEKVLSIRFRVDGVLREVLTPSRKLAPILVSRVKVMSKLDIAEKRVPQDGRISLRIGGRAVDVRVSTMPSSHGERIVMRLLDKNATRLDLHSLGMTAENHETFRRLIARPHGIILVTGPTGSGKSTTLYAGLQELNSTERNILTVEDPIEFDIDGIGQTQVNAKVDMTFARGLRAILRQDPDVVMVGEIRDLETAQIGVQASLTGHLVMSTLHTNTAIGAITRLRDMGIEPFLISSSLLGVLAQRLVRTLCKQCKTPYQADSEQKKLFHLGEQDQLTLYKANGCEHCNKKGYRGRTGIHEMLVIDDTTQELIHAEAGEQVIEKAVRAQTPSIRDDGLAKVRRGITTLEEVLRVTKEI; encoded by the coding sequence ATGATTGAGCTGCCAAGTGACGATCCGACTCGCGCGGTATTACGTTTACCGTTTGCCTTTGCCAAGCGCCATCAAGTGGTGTTGGAGTGTGAAGGTGAAGAGGCGGCGCTATATTATGTGGAGCAGTTATCGCCACAAGTGTTATTGGAGATCCGCCGCGCACTTGGTGCAGGGTTTGCTCCGGTCAAACTCACTAAGCAAGAATTTGATAATAAACTGACGCAAGCTTATCAGCGCGATTCTTCTGAAGCGCGCCAGTTAATGGAAGACATTGGCGCGGATGATGATTTTTTCTCATTGGCGGAAGAGCTTCCTGAAAATGAAGATTTGCTCGAATCGGATGATGACGCGCCCATCATTAAATTGATCAACGCCATGTTAGGCGAAGCGATCAAAGAAGGGGCTTCGGATATTCATATCGAAACCTTTGAAAAAGTATTATCGATCCGTTTTCGCGTTGATGGGGTATTACGAGAAGTATTAACCCCAAGTCGTAAGTTAGCGCCGATTTTGGTGTCGCGGGTTAAGGTTATGTCTAAGCTCGATATTGCCGAGAAACGGGTGCCACAAGATGGGCGTATTTCGCTGCGTATTGGTGGTCGAGCGGTTGATGTGCGGGTATCGACCATGCCTTCTTCTCATGGTGAGCGAATCGTAATGCGTTTGTTGGATAAAAATGCTACCCGTCTTGATTTGCATAGCCTTGGTATGACGGCTGAAAACCACGAGACTTTCCGTCGTTTAATTGCACGTCCGCATGGCATTATTTTGGTGACAGGCCCAACCGGTTCCGGTAAATCCACAACCTTGTACGCAGGCTTGCAAGAGCTGAACAGTACCGAGCGTAATATTCTTACCGTAGAAGATCCAATCGAATTTGATATCGACGGCATTGGACAAACCCAAGTGAATGCCAAAGTTGATATGACCTTTGCCCGTGGCTTACGTGCTATTTTACGTCAAGATCCTGATGTGGTGATGGTGGGTGAAATCCGCGATCTCGAAACAGCCCAGATCGGGGTTCAAGCCTCTTTAACCGGTCACTTAGTGATGTCGACCTTGCACACCAATACCGCAATTGGCGCGATTACTCGTCTGCGTGATATGGGGATTGAACCGTTCTTAATTTCATCTTCATTATTAGGGGTTTTAGCCCAGCGTCTGGTTCGCACCTTATGCAAACAATGTAAAACGCCCTATCAAGCTGACAGCGAACAAAAGAAATTATTTCATCTTGGCGAGCAAGATCAACTGACTTTGTATAAAGCCAATGGTTGCGAGCATTGCAATAAGAAAGGCTATCGTGGCCGAACTGGTATCCATGAAATGCTGGTGATTGACGATACCACCCAAGAACTCATTCACGCCGAAGCGGGCGAGCAAGTGATTGAAAAAGCAGTGCGTGCGCAAACACCAAGTATTCGTGATGATGGTCTGGCTAAAGTGCGCAGAGGCATTACCACCCTAGAAGAAGTCTTGCGCGTAACCAAGGAAATCTAA
- the gspD gene encoding type II secretion system secretin GspD has product MKQVGLILVASLAWCSASAEEFSASFKGTDIQEFINIVGRNLHKTIIVDPSIRGKIDVRSYDVLSEDQYYKFFLNVLEVYGFAVVEMDNGILKVIKDKDAKTSAIPVVGNNSKVTGDAVITRVVAVKNVSVRELSPILRQLNDNAGAGNVVHYDPANIILLTGRAAVVNRLAEIIKRVDQAGDKEVEVVELNNASATEMVRIVDALNKSADAKNTPESLQPKLVADERTNSILLSGEPKIRERLKKLIKQLDVEMATKGNNRVIYLRYAKAEDIVKVLDGVSENLQAEKQSKSASGKSASKSNVMITADPGTNALVLTAPPDIMKALEDVISQLDIRRAQVQVEALIVELTEGEGIDLGVQYANSKTGSMVQYGNANAKIGQVAVGLEEAKGEKGSTVIDANGNTTINPDTKGDYSTLATALSGVNGAALSIVKGDWAALVSAVATDSNSNILSSPSITVMDNTEASIIVGEEVPVITGSTAGADNDNPFQTVDRKEVGIKLKVTPQINEGDSIQMKIEQEVSNVLGANGAVDVRFAKRQISTSVMVEDGQMIVLGGLISNETQESKSKIPWLGDIPYLGVLFSYTNSSTTKRNLMVFIKPTIIRNGMAADSLSSRKYNYLRAEQLYRAQKGVHLIPDAEVPVIPRLGKDARQPAEIQAFLDQLKKAKAPATTQGAQ; this is encoded by the coding sequence ATAAAACAGGTAGGGCTCATTTTAGTCGCCAGCCTAGCTTGGTGTTCTGCCTCTGCAGAAGAGTTTAGTGCCAGTTTTAAAGGTACCGATATTCAAGAGTTCATTAATATTGTTGGCCGCAATTTGCATAAAACCATCATCGTTGACCCATCGATTCGCGGTAAAATAGATGTGCGTAGTTACGATGTATTAAGCGAAGACCAATATTACAAGTTCTTCCTTAATGTTTTGGAAGTGTATGGCTTTGCTGTGGTTGAGATGGACAATGGCATTTTAAAAGTTATTAAAGATAAAGATGCCAAAACATCGGCTATTCCAGTGGTAGGTAATAATTCAAAAGTCACCGGTGATGCCGTTATCACCCGTGTTGTCGCGGTTAAAAATGTTTCGGTGCGCGAACTTTCTCCAATTTTACGCCAACTTAATGATAACGCTGGCGCCGGTAATGTGGTGCACTACGATCCAGCCAATATTATCTTGTTAACCGGCCGTGCGGCAGTCGTGAACCGTTTAGCTGAAATTATCAAGCGCGTCGATCAAGCCGGTGATAAAGAAGTGGAAGTGGTTGAGTTAAATAATGCCTCTGCCACGGAAATGGTGCGCATTGTGGATGCGTTAAATAAAAGCGCTGATGCTAAAAATACCCCCGAGTCTTTGCAGCCGAAGCTGGTTGCCGATGAACGTACCAATTCTATTTTGCTCTCTGGCGAGCCTAAAATTCGTGAGCGTCTGAAAAAACTGATCAAACAACTTGATGTTGAAATGGCAACCAAGGGCAATAATCGTGTTATTTACCTACGCTACGCCAAGGCCGAAGACATTGTTAAAGTATTGGATGGGGTATCTGAAAACCTACAAGCTGAAAAACAAAGCAAATCTGCGAGTGGTAAATCAGCATCGAAATCAAATGTGATGATCACCGCCGATCCAGGCACCAACGCGCTAGTGTTAACCGCTCCGCCTGATATTATGAAAGCATTAGAAGATGTGATTTCGCAACTGGATATTCGCCGTGCGCAAGTCCAAGTTGAGGCATTGATTGTCGAACTGACTGAAGGTGAAGGTATCGATCTTGGGGTGCAATACGCTAACTCTAAAACCGGCAGTATGGTGCAATACGGTAATGCTAACGCCAAAATAGGCCAAGTGGCGGTAGGTCTAGAAGAAGCAAAAGGTGAAAAAGGCTCAACCGTTATTGATGCTAATGGTAATACCACGATTAACCCTGATACTAAAGGCGATTATTCCACTCTGGCAACGGCTTTGTCGGGTGTGAATGGCGCGGCATTAAGTATTGTGAAAGGCGACTGGGCGGCGCTAGTCAGTGCGGTGGCGACCGATTCAAATTCCAATATTTTGTCTTCTCCAAGTATTACCGTAATGGATAATACCGAAGCCTCTATTATTGTGGGTGAAGAAGTGCCGGTTATTACCGGTTCAACCGCGGGCGCAGACAACGATAACCCGTTCCAAACCGTAGATCGTAAAGAAGTTGGCATCAAACTGAAAGTGACGCCACAAATTAACGAAGGCGACTCGATTCAAATGAAGATCGAACAAGAGGTGTCCAACGTATTAGGCGCGAATGGTGCAGTCGATGTCCGCTTTGCTAAGCGTCAAATTAGCACATCCGTGATGGTTGAAGATGGTCAAATGATTGTATTGGGCGGTTTGATTTCAAATGAAACCCAAGAAAGTAAATCTAAAATCCCATGGTTGGGGGATATCCCATATCTAGGGGTACTATTCTCTTACACCAACAGCAGTACAACAAAACGTAACCTAATGGTGTTTATCAAACCGACTATTATTCGTAACGGTATGGCTGCAGATAGTTTATCGAGCCGTAAGTATAATTACCTGCGAGCTGAGCAACTGTATCGCGCCCAGAAAGGGGTTCATCTTATACCAGATGCTGAAGTGCCGGTTATTCCACGATTGGGCAAAGATGCGCGGCAACCAGCCGAAATTCAAGCTTTTCTTGACCAGTTGAAAAAAGCAAAAGCACCAGCGACAACTCAAGGTGCGCAGTAA
- the gspC gene encoding type II secretion system protein GspC encodes MSSSMALKTDLRGQLTQISTRLLSHQAVIAYACTLLLLAIIAWILGVLVWFVITPAPTVSHWVAPNVSSRHVINNNHGDHVSKLVRSDLFGNYNQESIANEAVAKNAPQTRLKLSLVGAVASNNPKLSLAVIANQGKQSTYGLGETIDGTRVTLKSVLPDRVIISNQGQDETLMLEGIDYSKMNQPSAPIKEAPSSSSDLTAIRTEISKDPQKIFQYLRLSQVMDEGKLKGYRVRPGQKRELFDSVGLKDGDIATVLNGHDLTDPSQMTALWKDALSAQEWNLSVERDGQIHDIYIEF; translated from the coding sequence ATGTCATCTTCTATGGCCTTAAAAACGGATTTAAGAGGTCAACTCACCCAAATTTCTACTCGATTACTGTCCCATCAGGCAGTGATTGCTTACGCCTGTACTTTATTGTTGCTAGCGATTATTGCGTGGATTTTAGGCGTGTTGGTTTGGTTTGTTATTACTCCTGCTCCCACCGTCAGCCATTGGGTAGCTCCGAATGTGAGCAGCCGCCATGTGATTAACAATAATCATGGCGATCATGTATCGAAATTAGTGAGAAGTGATCTGTTTGGTAATTACAACCAAGAGTCGATAGCTAATGAAGCGGTAGCAAAAAATGCTCCTCAGACACGCTTAAAATTATCCTTAGTTGGGGCGGTGGCGAGTAATAACCCAAAACTAAGTTTGGCGGTGATCGCGAATCAAGGAAAGCAATCTACTTACGGCCTTGGTGAAACGATTGATGGGACTCGGGTAACATTAAAATCGGTATTACCAGATCGCGTGATTATTAGCAATCAAGGCCAAGATGAAACCCTGATGTTAGAAGGGATTGATTATAGTAAAATGAATCAACCTAGCGCTCCAATAAAGGAGGCGCCATCATCCAGCTCGGATTTAACCGCCATTCGTACTGAGATTTCGAAAGATCCACAAAAAATATTTCAATACCTTCGATTATCACAAGTGATGGACGAAGGTAAGCTAAAAGGTTATCGAGTTCGTCCCGGACAAAAGCGTGAATTGTTTGATTCGGTCGGACTAAAAGATGGCGATATTGCCACGGTATTAAATGGACATGATTTAACCGATCCATCACAAATGACTGCGTTATGGAAAGACGCATTAAGTGCCCAAGAGTGGAATTTAAGTGTTGAGAGAGATGGGCAGATCCACGATATCTATATTGAATTTTAA